The Chloroflexota bacterium sequence ACTGGGTGTAGGCAATCTGATGGCGTCGGCATACCTCGCTTATCGTGGCCCCCGACCCCCTCCCCTCCTCCACTACCCTCAGCTTCTCTTCAGCACTCATGTGCCTACCTTGACTTCTCTCCACAGTATTACTCCCTCCTATCGATCATTATACTTCCCCAGGAGGGCCTAACATTTTTCCTCAAAGCTGATTGTCCGACTTCCATTGAAGCACAACACTGGGTATCACAGTAGATCTTACAGTAACATGAAGAGTCACCAACTGTCCGAAGGTCGAGGCATCACGGGATGAACGTAGAGACAATGAGGTGGCGGCCTGGTTCACCGTCAGGTCTGCTGTCCCGCTGCTGGCGGTGTAATCAGTATCACCGGCAAAGCTGGCTCCTATGTATCCCGTATACGTCCCCGCATTGATGCCAGCTACCCTGACACCGGTCATGGTGGCCACGCCACTGACGTTAGTAATCGCGCTGCCTACGACACTACCACCTAAAGTGAAGCTTATTGTCTTCCCAATTACCCCCATTCCTCCCGAGGTCAGCGTGGCCGACAGGATTACGTTGCCACGGTAGGTACCAGTAGATGAAGCAACAGACAAAACAGTCTGCCCTGTCCAAACGTGCTGCGTGTTGGATGCCAGAACCGGCGACGTTTGGTCGCTCGTTGCAGTGGCGGTGTTATCCACATAGCCAGTGTCAATGTCTTCCTGGGTCAGCGTGTAGCTGCCGGTGAAGGTGGCGGCCTCGCCCAAAAGCAGCGTTCCTGGAGTACCTGGCCACTGGGCGTTAAGCGGACTCACCTTGGAGTCAACCACAGTCACCCCGGTCAGGGAGACATTACCATCATTGATGGCCACCAAGCTGTAATTTATCCTGTCACCGACGTCAGCGCGGTCGTCCGGTGCTACCACAGTCATGTCGAGCCAGCTAGACTTGACCAGCTTCAGGTGCGGCTCCTCATACGCAGTGCTTAGCACGCGGAAGTTGGCGTCATCGGTATCAGAATACATCGTACCGTTATATTCTCCCGTAGCGGTAGCCGTGTTGGTATACTGTCCCACTCCTTTATAGATGGGCCCGATGACCCCGGTATACGAAGCACCTGGGTCAAGGGTAAAGGGTGAAGGTGGAGGGGGACTGATTCCACTGAGATCATACATGTCATCTGTCAACTGGATATTGCCCAGAGTCACCTCTCCGTTGTTGGTAACTATGAACTTGAACCACACAGGTGCACCCAGTCCAACCTCTGGGCCCGGTGCCACGTTCGCATCCAAGTATGTTAGATCATCTATCGACACATACTTCTGAACAGTGACAGACGGATCAGCTTCAGCCGGTATAACGGTATAGTATAAGTCCTGGCTCTCAGTGACCGTTGTCCCGCTGTAACTGCCACTAGTAGTGGCCTGGTTAGTGTGTTGCCCTGGAACACTGGCTATTATCGGCCCAATGATGCCAGTATAGGAAGCATCTGGAGCAAGAGATGAAGGTAGGGGTGGACTGATACTGGTAAGGTCATACACGGTGTCTGTCAACCCGATATTAGACAGTGTCAGGTTCACACTGTTGGTGATCACGAATTTGAAATATAGCGGAGTGCCCTCGACAACAGTGGGGCCAGGCGGAATAGTAGACTCAATCCAAGTCGCTTGATTATCGAGGGAGACATACTTGTTCACGTGAATTGCCAGCGGGTGTGCTCCCTCGCATACAATGGTGAAGGGTAGCCCCTCTCTGGGGAATCCGGCGGTAGCCGACGCCTGTGGGCCACCGGAGTCGAAAACCTCAATACGGATGATGATACTCCAAGTCCCACTATCCAACTGGAATGAGGCTTCATAGCCGCTGGCCGTTAGCCCGTCAGCAGAAAGATCTACCCAGTGAAAATCTGGAGGTATGCCATCGTCCCCGGACAGGCCAGTGTAGACCTTATTGCTAACGGATCCTATGGCAGCCCATGCCGAGCTCTCCCAACCAGCAACTAGAGCAGGTGCTCCCGGTTCTGTCAGAACCAGAACATACAGCGTGTTGGGTACGCAGTCGTATCTGAGATATGCCTTCGCCGTGAGTGGCTTCGTCGGGTTGCCGGCCAGATACATATTGGCGAAGAAGTCGTTGCTCAGATTCCATTCGCCGTACAGCCCATCCACCGTGGTTGGGCTGTAATACGATGCCGGGGGGGTGGAGGCCAAGCCCCGCATGGTGACGGCGCGTGCAGATTGGTCAGACCTGATATTATGGCCAACGCCGCAATGACGAAGAGAGCTTTCTTCATGGCACCTCACTTCCCTAATTCCAATAGACCTCAGTATTCGACTCCAACACACTGGATCGTCCTTCCAGATTCCAGCACATATAATTATTATACTACAGAATGACGTAAGTCGATAGGCCACGTTGATGGTCCGAGCCGGGATTTGCTATATCAAGGGAAGAGAAGAGATGGCCCGACTCCAGTGCCCTCTGCGCATGTGATATGCCTCTGTTGTGTTGGCTGTCAATTGCCATGAATAGACCCGAAATCAGCTATTCACGTCTTGTGGTACAAGACTCCGGCAAAGGGGGCCTCGTTCGCTCGTTTTTGACTTGCCCTTGGGCTGGAGCGATTCTAAGAGCAGGTTACGCTGTGACCTGGCGAAACTGTGGGCTGTGGCCAGCCTCCGAGAGCGCCGTAAGCCGCTCTTGACCATGCTGGACGCGGTCTACGTGGATGCCAAACAATAGGAGCGCATCGTGGCGATCAAGCCCAAGCCACCCTTCAGGCTGGTCTTCCAGGTGGCGACTGCTAAAGAGGGCTCAGGTATCATCCTACTAAACGGGGCCTCCGGATGAGGTTCCGGAGGCCCCGTCGTGTTTCTGGTGGAGACGGGGGAGAGTTGAACTCCCCGTCCAGAGGATTTTGTCCAAGATGTACTACAGGCTTAGTTGACTCTTTGTTCTCACTCCGCCAACCTCTGTCAACCGAGTTTGGCCGAGCCAGCCGATGTTTCTTAGCCTGTCCCTATCGACGTCAGAGCAGACGCACCTCGACTTTGCGGCGCCCATTCCCAACCCATCGAGGAGAGGTCAGGATGGACGAGCAGCTTGTGTTAGGCTGCTAGTAGTACTGGCTCTTCGCCGTTTATTTTGCGCCACTGGTTTTGTGAGGGTAGTGGCACCTCAGCCTGCAACCTTGTAACGCCGTCCCCTGTCGAACCCACTCGTCCCCTTTATCGCTTGACGCGGCGCATTTTTAAGGTGCGATCTATCTCCCGCT is a genomic window containing:
- a CDS encoding transposase → MERSQGRHMSAEEKLRVVEEGRGSGATISEVCRRHQIAYTQ
- a CDS encoding Ig-like domain repeat protein, with translation MRGLASTPPASYYSPTTVDGLYGEWNLSNDFFANMYLAGNPTKPLTAKAYLRYDCVPNTLYVLVLTEPGAPALVAGWESSAWAAIGSVSNKVYTGLSGDDGIPPDFHWVDLSADGLTASGYEASFQLDSGTWSIIIRIEVFDSGGPQASATAGFPREGLPFTIVCEGAHPLAIHVNKYVSLDNQATWIESTIPPGPTVVEGTPLYFKFVITNSVNLTLSNIGLTDTVYDLTSISPPLPSSLAPDASYTGIIGPIIASVPGQHTNQATTSGSYSGTTVTESQDLYYTVIPAEADPSVTVQKYVSIDDLTYLDANVAPGPEVGLGAPVWFKFIVTNNGEVTLGNIQLTDDMYDLSGISPPPPSPFTLDPGASYTGVIGPIYKGVGQYTNTATATGEYNGTMYSDTDDANFRVLSTAYEEPHLKLVKSSWLDMTVVAPDDRADVGDRINYSLVAINDGNVSLTGVTVVDSKVSPLNAQWPGTPGTLLLGEAATFTGSYTLTQEDIDTGYVDNTATATSDQTSPVLASNTQHVWTGQTVLSVASSTGTYRGNVILSATLTSGGMGVIGKTISFTLGGSVVGSAITNVSGVATMTGVRVAGINAGTYTGYIGASFAGDTDYTASSGTADLTVNQAATSLSLRSSRDASTFGQLVTLHVTVRSTVIPSVVLQWKSDNQL